The Pseudomonas kermanshahensis genome includes a window with the following:
- the recO gene encoding DNA repair protein RecO, translating to MEQPVGQPAYVLHSRAYKETSALVDFLTPQGRVRAVLRRARGKGGSLVRPFVPLEVELRGRGELKNVGRLETLGIAAWLHGDALFSGLYLNELLMRLLPAEAPHPALFEHYTLTLQALAAGRPLEPLLRSFEWRLLDELGYAFSLQHDVNDLPIAADGRYRLRVDAGLERVELLQPGLFLGGELLALAQADWEAPGALLAAKRLMRQALAVHLGAKPLVSRELFRKR from the coding sequence ATGGAACAACCTGTCGGCCAGCCGGCCTATGTGCTGCACAGTCGTGCCTACAAGGAAACCAGCGCACTGGTGGACTTCCTCACGCCGCAAGGCCGTGTGCGGGCCGTGTTGCGCCGTGCGCGGGGCAAAGGTGGCAGCCTGGTGCGGCCGTTCGTGCCGCTGGAAGTGGAGCTGCGCGGGCGCGGCGAGCTGAAGAATGTTGGCCGCCTGGAGACGCTCGGTATCGCCGCCTGGTTGCACGGCGATGCGCTGTTCAGCGGGTTGTACCTCAACGAGCTGCTCATGCGTTTGCTGCCCGCCGAAGCCCCTCACCCTGCGCTGTTCGAGCACTACACCCTGACATTGCAGGCGCTGGCCGCCGGGCGCCCCCTGGAGCCGTTGTTGCGTTCTTTCGAATGGCGCCTGCTGGACGAGCTCGGTTATGCGTTTTCGTTGCAGCATGACGTGAACGACTTGCCGATCGCCGCCGATGGCCGCTACCGCTTGCGCGTGGATGCCGGGCTTGAGCGGGTCGAGTTGCTGCAGCCCGGGTTGTTCCTGGGGGGCGAGCTGTTGGCCCTGGCGCAAGCCGACTGGGAAGCCCCGGGGGCGCTGCTCGCAGCCAAGCGGTTGATGCGTCAGGCACTGGCCGTTCACCTGGGCGCCAAACCCCTGGTCAGCCGGGAACTGTTTCGCAAGCGTTGA
- the era gene encoding GTPase Era — protein sequence MTDNNPTRCGYVAIVGRPNVGKSTLLNHILGQKLAITSRKPQTTRHNMLGIKTEGDVQAIYVDTPGMHKANDKALNRYMNRNASAALKDVDVVIFVVDRTRWTDEDQLVLERVQYVSGPVILAVNKTDRLEEKADLIPHLQWLQEQLPNAEVVPISAQQGHNLEALEGLIAKHLPENEHFFPEDQITDRSSRFLAAELVREKIMRQLGAELPYQITVEIEEFKQQGHVLHIHALILVERDGQKKIIIGDKGERIKRIGSDARKDMEVLFDAKVMLNLWVKVKGGWSDDERALRSLGYGDL from the coding sequence ATGACTGATAACAACCCGACTCGCTGCGGCTACGTGGCCATTGTCGGCCGCCCCAACGTGGGCAAGTCGACCTTGCTCAACCACATCCTCGGGCAGAAGCTGGCGATCACCTCGCGCAAGCCGCAGACCACCCGCCACAACATGCTCGGCATCAAGACCGAGGGTGATGTGCAGGCGATCTACGTCGACACGCCGGGTATGCACAAGGCCAACGACAAGGCCCTGAACCGTTACATGAACCGTAACGCTTCGGCCGCCCTGAAAGACGTCGACGTGGTGATCTTCGTGGTTGACCGTACCCGCTGGACCGACGAGGACCAGTTGGTGCTCGAGCGCGTCCAGTACGTCAGCGGCCCGGTCATCCTGGCGGTCAACAAGACCGACCGCCTGGAAGAAAAAGCCGATTTGATTCCACACCTGCAATGGCTGCAGGAGCAACTGCCGAACGCGGAAGTGGTACCGATCTCCGCGCAACAGGGGCATAACCTCGAAGCGCTGGAAGGCCTGATCGCCAAGCACCTGCCGGAGAACGAGCACTTCTTCCCGGAAGACCAGATCACCGACCGCAGCAGCCGTTTCCTGGCCGCTGAACTGGTGCGCGAGAAGATCATGCGCCAGTTGGGTGCGGAGCTGCCGTACCAGATCACCGTAGAGATCGAAGAGTTCAAGCAGCAAGGGCACGTGTTGCACATCCATGCGCTGATCCTGGTCGAACGCGATGGCCAGAAGAAGATCATCATCGGTGACAAGGGCGAGCGTATCAAACGCATTGGCTCCGACGCGCGCAAGGACATGGAAGTGCTGTTCGACGCCAAGGTCATGCTCAACCTCTGGGTCAAGGTCAAAGGCGGTTGGTCCGACGATGAGCGCGCCCTGCGCTCGCTGGGCTACGGCGACCTGTAA